One genomic region from Lynx canadensis isolate LIC74 chromosome E1, mLynCan4.pri.v2, whole genome shotgun sequence encodes:
- the MNT gene encoding max-binding protein MNT — protein sequence MSIETLLEAARFLEWQAQQQQRAREEQERLRLEREREQEQKKASSLARLAHALPVEEPRIEAPPLPLSPPAPPPAPPPPLATPTPLTVIPIPVVTNSPQPLPPPPPLPPAAQPLPLAPRQPALVSTPGLSIKEAAPLPTRPQVPTPAPLLPDSKTTLPPTGSPKPLQPLPTPILTIAPHPGVQPQLAPQQPPPPTLGTLKLAPAEEVKSSEQKKRPGGIGTREVHNKLEKNRRAHLKECFETLKRNIPNVDDKKTSNLSVLRTALRYIQSLKRKEKEYEHEMERLAREKIATQQRLAELKHELSQWMDVLEIDRVLRQTGQPEDDQASTSTASEGEDNIDEDMEEDQAGLGPPKLSHRPHPELPKPPPSTAPAPLPPHPHPHSQPVALSPVHLPGQQPPPQQKTPLPAPPPPPAAPAQTLVPAPAHLVAAAGGGSTVIAHTATTHASVIQTVNHVLQGPGGKHIAHIAPSAPSPAVQLAPATPPIGHITVHPATLNHVAHLGSQLPLYPQPVAVSQPVAVSHIAHTLSHQQVNGTAGLGPPATVMAKPAVGAQVVHHPQLVGQTVLNPVTMVTMPSFPVSTLKLA from the exons AGGAGCAGGAGCGGCTTCGCTTGGAGcgggagagggagcaggagcagaAGAAGGCCAGCAGCCTGGCCAGGCTGGCCCATGCCCTGCCCGTGGAGGAGCCTCGCATTGAAGCACCACCCCTACCTCTGTCCCCTCCGGCACCCCcgccagcacccccacccccacttgccacccccaccccactgacTGTCATTCCTATTCCAGTAGTGACCAACTCTCCTCaacctctgcccccacccccaccactgcctcctgcagcccagcctctgcccctggCGCCCCGCCAGCCAGCCCTGGTTAGCACCCCTGGACTCAGCATTAAGGAGGCTGCCCCCCTGCCCACCAGGCCACAGgtgcccacccctgctcccctgctgCCGGACTCCAAGACCACCCTTCCGCCCACTGGCAGCCCTAAGCCtctgcagcccctccccacccctatcCTGACCATAGCACCACACCCTGGAGTCCAGCCCCAGCTGGCCCCCCAgcagccacccccacccactcTTGGGACCCTGAAGTTGGCACCAGCGGAAGAAGTCAAATCCAGCGAACAGAAGAAGAGGCCTGGGGG GATCGGAACCAGAGAAGTCCACAACAAATTGGAGAAGAacag gagGGCCCATCTGAAAGAATGCTTTGAGACCCTGAAGCGCAACATCCCCAACGTGGACGACAAGAAGACGTCGAATCTGAGTGTGCTGCGGACGGCGCTGCGGTACATCCAG TCtctgaagaggaaggagaaggaatacGAGCATGAGATGGAGCGGCTGGCGCGGGAGAAGATCGCCACACAGCAGCGGCTGGCGGAGCTCAAGCATGAGCTGAGCCAGTGGATGGACGTGCTGGAGATCGACCGTGTGCTCCGGCAGACTGGCCAGCCGGAGGACGACCAGGCCTCCACCTCTACGGCCTCTG AGGGTGAGGACAACATAGACGAGGATATGGAGGAGGATCAGGCCGGCCTGGGCCCACCTAAACTGAGCCATCGCCCCCACCCGGAGCTGCCGAAGCCACCGCCCAGCACCGCCCCCGCACCTCTGCCTCCCCATccacacccccactcccagcctgTGGCCCTGTCTCCTGTCCACCTGCCTGGGCAGCAGCCGCCACCACAGCAGAAGACACCtctgccagcccctcctcccccaccggCTGCCCCTGCCCAGACGCTGGTGCCCGCTCCAGCCCATCTGGTGGCTGCAGCTGGTGGAGGTTCCACGGTCATCGCCCACACGGCCACCACCCACGCCTCAGTCATCCAGACTGTGAACCACGTTCTACAGGGGCCGGGCGGCAAGCACATCGCCCACATTGCCCCCTcggcccccagccctgctgtgcAGCTGGCACCTGCCACACCCCCCATTGGCCACATCACAGTGCACCCTGCCACCCTCAACCATGTGGCCCACCTCggctcccagctgcccctgtATCCACAGCCCGTGGCAGTGAGCCAGCCCGTGGCGGTGAGCCACATTGCCCACACCCTCTCACACCAGCAAGTGAATGGCACAGCGGGGCTGGGACCCCCAGCCACTGTCATGGCAAAGCCAGCTGTGGGGGCTCAGGTGGTGCACCACCCCCAGCTGGTGGGCCAGACAGTGCTCAACCCCGTGACCATGGTCACCATGCCCTCCTTCCCGGTCAGCACACTCAAGCTGGCTTGA